In Lapillicoccus jejuensis, the DNA window GGGCACGCATCACGTCGCGCTGCTCGGCGCGGTCCTCGCCGACCGCGACGACACCGTCGCCGCGAGCCACCTGTCCGCGGCGGCCGTGTGGGGACTGCCGCTGCCTCTCGGGGGGGTGCACGAGGTGCATCTGCTCCGTCTGCGCGGTGCCGACCGGACTCGCGTCACCACGGGCCGGGTCCGCGTCCACCACGCCGACTCGGTCGAGCCGTCACTGGACTCCGTCGCCGGGGTGCTCGTCACCAGCGCTGCCCGGACGGTCGCCGACTGCCTCGTCTCCTTCCCGCCCCGGGTGAGCGTCCCCGTCGCCGATGCCGCGCTGCACCGCGGGTTGACCAGGCCCGGGCAGGTCGCCGACGTCCTCTCCGAGATGCGCCACTGGACCGGTCGGCGGCGGTTCGCGGCCGTGTCCGTCCCGCTCGTCGACGGTCGCCGGGAGTCCTGGCTCGAGTCCTACGCCGCGGTGCTCTTCGACGAGTGGGGCCTCGACCCGGCGGTCCCCCAGCTGGTGGTGGTCGACGCGGAGGGTCGTTTCGTCGCCCGGGTCGACGGCGGGTGGCCGGGCCAGGCGACGGTGCTCGAGCTCGACGGCAAGGCCAAGTACGCGTTGCCGGGGACGGACGGGGCTGTGCAGCCCGAACGGCGGTGGGACGAGGAGAAGGCCCGCTACGACCGGCTGGGCAACCTGGGCCTGGAACGGGTCCGGTTCGGGCTCGACGACCTGCTGCACCGGGGCGGTGGGGTGCGCAGCGAGGTGACCGCGCGACGTCGTACGGGCTCGGCCGTCCGCTTCACCGGGTGCTTCCAGGAGGTCCCGTCGCTGCGACTCCCCCTCTGAGCCGACCGGACACACGAAACCCCACGATCCGGCTAAGCAGGAGCCTGGAGGACGTGGGGTTTCCTGTGTTCGGTCAGCGGTCGAGCTCGGCGTCCTCGGCGTCCTCGTCCTCGCCCTGGACCCGGCGCCGCTCGGAACGCCGCTCGGCCCGGGTGGCGAGGGCGTCGGTCATGACGTCGCGGTCGCGGCGCAGGAAGAAGAACGAGACGGCGGCCGAGGCGACGGCGGCGAGGACGAGCAGCCACGGCTGCTGCGCCTCCGAGCGCAGGCCGAGCAGCCAGAAGAGGATGAGGAAGCCGAAGAAGATCAGCAGCCGCAGCAGGGTGTAGCGCACGACGACGCCACCGACCGGCGGCTTGCGGGGCGGCATCCCGCCCTCGGGCGTGGTCTCGTCGGTCACTTCAGCCCCGAGTAGCTGTGCAGGCCGGACGCGTAGAGGTTGACGACGGTGAAGTTGAGCAGCACGCAGACGTAGCCGGCGAGGGCGATCCAGGTCGCCTTGCGCGGCTCCCAGCCGGCGGTCGCGCGGGCGTGCATGTAGGCCGCGTAGATGACCCAGATGACGAAGGTCCACACCTCCTTGGGGTCCCACGACCAGTAGGTGCTCCACGCCTTCTGCGCCCAGATCGCGCCGGCGATGAGGGTGAAGGTCCACAGGATGAAGCCGACCATGTTCCACCCGTAGGCGGTGCGCTCGAGCCGGGCGGCCGACGGCAGCGTCTCGAGGAAGCTGCCCTTGCCCATCCCCTTCTCCTCGCGCCGCTTCTTGGCCAGGTAGACGATCCCGAGCGAGAACCCGATGGTCATCACGCCGATGGCGAGGATGGCGACGGTGACGTGGATGACCAGCCACACGCTGCGCAGCGCCGGGACGAGCTCGGCGGCCTCGGTGTAGAACGCGAAGAGCGCGAGGCCGAGGGTCAGCAGGACCGGCCCGACGACGAAGAGGCCGAGCCACTCCCACTTGTTGCGCTTGGCCAGCGCGCTGTAGACGACCGCGACGGCGGCGGCGCCGGCCACCGCGAACTCGAACATGTTGCCCCACGGCGGGCGCATCACCGCGACCCCGCGCAGCACCACGGACGCGACGACGAGCGCCGTCCCGAGGTAGGTGACCGTGAGCGCCGTACCCGCGCTCTTGCGGGCGCGCGGCGACGGCTCGGCGGCGACCATCCCGTCGTCGTCCCCCTCCCCCGCCCGTACGGCGTCCTGCGACGGCCCGTCGGTGGGAGCCCCCGCCCCCACCAGCTCGCGGCTGCGGCGCCGGGTGCTCCCGCGCGACCCGGCGGCGCTGCGCTCGACCCGCTCCGGCCCGAGCGCCGCGAGGTGCGCGGCGAAGAGCAGCATGGCGATGGTGAAGACGGCCATCGCCGAGTAGAGGGCGAGGTTGGAGTACCCGACCAGCGTCGTGGACACGGTCGGGTCGACGTCGACCGCCGGGGTGGCGGTGAGGACCTCAGCGAACATGGTTCCGTCCTTCGGAGAGCTCGTCGCGCAGGCCGGCCAGCATCGGGCGCAGGCCCGGGTCGGCGTTCTTGGCCAGCCCGCCGATGGTGACCACGGTACGTGGTCGGGCTGGGGGGTCGGGAGTCGAGTCGGTCCCGGTCGTCGTCCCGGTTATCGTCCCGGCCGTCGTCGTGGGTGCGGGCTCGGCCCGGACGAAGACGCGCCGGCGGCGCACGAGCAGCGAGCCGAGCAGCCCGAGCAGGGCGGCGAGGGACGCCACGAGGGTGGGGCCCTTGCCGGGGTCGACCCGGGCCGAGAGCCCGGCCCACCGGTCGACCTTGTCGAAGGTCACCGTCCCGCGGCCGCCGGGCAGCTGCACGGTCTGGCCGGGCTTGAGCCGCAGCAGCAGCGGCTTGCCCTGCGCGTTGGGGACCTCCGTGAGCCCGCTCGTGTCGAGCGAGTAGACCGACTGCGGCCGGCCGCCGGGGAACAGGTCGCCCTCCCACACCGACATGACGAGCTCGGGGTCGAGCAGGTCGGGGAAGCGCGACTGCGGCCCGTTGGCGAAGGTCTCGTCGGCGGTCGGGGTGAAGACCCCGCTGAAGCCGAGCTGCTGCGGCGACGCGGCGTTGACCTTGACCGCGCCGGTCGACGTGTAGTTGTTGTCCTGGGCGAGGAACGGCGTCGGCTGGCTGTAGAGCACCTCCCCCTTGGCGTCGCGCACGGTGATGACGGGCGAGTAGCCGTTGCCGAGGAGGAAGACGTCGACGCCGTCGAGGGTGACCGGGTGGTTGGGGCTGATGGTCTCCGCGACCGGCTTCTGCCCGGGCTGCTGCGTCGTGTCGACGTACGCGGTGAACTCGCGCGGCGCGCCGAACTGGGCCCCGCGCACCTGCTCCTCGAAGCGGACCTCGAGCTTCCTCAGCGCGATGGAGAACGGCGGGATCGACGACAGGTCGGTCAGCGGCGCCGGAGAGACGGTGTTGTACGACGACACGCTGCTGGCGAAGGTGTCGCCCTCGCTGACGATGACGTCGCCGCGCCAGCCGAAGAGGTGGCTGATGGCGACGCCGACGATGACCGCGCAGAGCGCGACGTGGAAGACGAGGTTGCCGGTCTCGCGCAGGTAGCCGCTCTCGGCCGACACGGCGCCGTCGCGCACCTCGACCCGGTAGCGCCGGCTCCTCAGCAGCGTGCGGGCCTGCTCGAGCGCCTCGTCGGGGGTGCCGTCCAGCTCGAACCGCACGTGGTCGTCGAGCCGCTCCAGCCGCCGCGGCGCCCGCGGCGGCCGCGAGCGCAGCGCCCGCCAGTGCAGCCGGCTGCGGGGGATGATGCAGCCGAGCAGCGAGACGACGAGCAGCAGGTAGATCGAGGCGAACCACGGCGAGGCGTAGACGTCGAAGAACCCCATCGCGTCGAGGACCGGACCGAGGGTGCGGTGTGCGTCGAGGTAGTCGGTGACCCGGACGGCGTCGATGTCGCGCTGCGGGAAGATCGACCCCGGCACCGCGGCGACCGACAGCAGGAGCAGCAGGAAGAGCGCGGTGCGCATCGACGTCAGCTGGCGCCAGGCCCAGCGCAGCCACCCCAGCGGTCCGAGCCGGGGCTGGGTGATCGGCTCCCGCGGCGGTACGGCGCCCCCGGGAGGGCCCCCGGAGGACGGTGCGGTGGAGCCGCGCGTCGACGTGCTCGTCATGACCGCCTCACAGCGCCGTCTCGAAGGTGCCGACGAGGTGCGCCTGGACCCAGGTCGTCACCTCGGTCCAGGTGCCGGTGACCATGAGCAGCCCCAGCACGAGCAGGAGCGCGCCGCCGAACAGGTGGATCCCCTTCTGGTGCCGCCGGATCCACGACGCCTTGCCCATCCGCGCCCACCCGGCGGCGATGGCGAGGAAGGGCAGGCCGAGCCCGAGCGAGTAGGCGACGGCGAGGACGACCCCCCGTCCGACGACGCCCGCCCCGGCGGCCAGCGGCTGGAGCGCGAGGATCGCGGCGAGGGTGGGACCGGTGCACGGCGCCCACCCGAGGGCGAAGACGGCGCCGAGGACCGGTGCCCCGAGCAGCCCGGCCGGCGCGCGCCAGCGGGGCGCGAGCGTGCGCTGCGCCCCCCACCGCGACCCCATTCCCAGGAAGACGAGCGCGAGGACCAGGACGACCCCGCCACCGACGCGCGTGAGCACGTCGAGGTGGTCGCGCAGCGCGTAGCCGACCGCCGACGCGACGACGAAGAGGGCGAGGAAGACGAGCGTGAAGCCGAGGACGAAGAGCAGCGCCCCGAGGACGAGCCGTGAGCGCCGGCGCTGCTCGAGCGTCGCGTCACCGAGGCCGGTGACGTAGCCGAGGAAGCCGGGCACGAGCGGCAGCACGCACGGCGAGGCGAAGGAGACGAACCCGGCCGCGAGCGCGACGAGCACCGCCAGCGGCAGCGCGCCGCTCGCGATCGTCCCGCCGGGGCCCACGGCCTCAGGCCTTCTCGGCCAGGACGTCGTCGACGACGCCGGTGAGGGTCGACTGCGAGGTGCCGCCGAGGACGCGGGCGGCGATCCGGCCCTGCCGGTCCAGGACGAGCGTCGTCGGGGTGGCGGTCGCCTTGCCCTGCAGCGCGAGCATCGGCTGGCCGCTGCTGGCCTGGTCGTTGATCGAGGGGTAGGTGACGCCGAGCCGCTGCAGGTACGCGGCTCCGGTCGCGGACGACTCCCGGGTGTCGATGCCGACGAAGACGACGTCCTTGCCGGCCTTCTCGTAGGCCGACCACGCCGACTGCAGGTGCGGCAGCTCCTCGGTGCACGGCCCGCACCAGGTCCCCCACACGTTGACGACGACGACCTTGCCGTCGCCCTCCTTCGCCATCGACCACGAGCCGCCGGTCACCGTCGTCCCGGACAGCTGGACGGCCGGTCCGCGCTGGCCGGCGGTCAGCTGCTCGACGCTGCCGTCGCCGGCGACGAAGCCCTTGTTGTCGCCCGCCTTGGCCTGGGCCGCCACGGAGTTCGGGTCGTCGGTGCAGGCGGCGAGCCCCAGCGCGAGGGCGCCGGCGACGAGCGCGCCGAGGCCGCGGCGCGTCGTACGGACGCCGAGGAGGCCGCTCATGCGCCCGCCGTCGTCGCCGCCCGCGGCAGCAGGGCCGCCGCGGGCTCGCTGTAGGTCACCGAGCGCAGGTCGTCGTCGGCGTACTCGAGCGACGTCAGCGAGGCGAGCGTGCACTCGCGCGAGCGGGGGTCGTGCCACAGGTGCTTCCTCTCGACGCGGCGACGGGCGGTCCACACCGGCAGCTGGTGCGAGACGAGGACGGCCTCGTGACCACGGGCGGCCTCGCGCGCGTCGGCGACGGCGGCGAGCATCCGCTCGGCGATCTCCTCGTAGGGCTCGCCCCAGCTGGGCTTGAACGGGTTGACGAGCCGTGGCCACGTGCCCGGCCGCGCGAGCGAGCCGGCACCGACACCGAACTGCTTGCCCTCGAACCAGTTCCCCGCCTCGATGAGCCGCGGGTCGGAGCCGACGGGCAGGTCGAGCGCCTGAGCGAGCGGCGCCGCCGTCTCCTGCGCGCGCTCCAGCGGCGAGGCGAGCAGGACCGTGACGTCGTGCGCGGCCAGGTGGTCGGCGACGACCTGCGCCATCCGGGCGCCGAGCTCGCTGAGGTGGTAGCCGGGCAGCCGCCCGTAGAGCACGCCCCGGGGGTTGTCGACCTCGCCGTGCCGCAGCAGGTGGACGACGGTGCGGGTGCTCACGACCCGCTCACCGCCGCGGCGGCCCGGGCCGCCTCGGGCAGCGCGGCGAGCACGTGCTCGACCGCCGCGTCGTCGTGGGACGCGCTGACGAACCACGCCTCGTAGGCGCTCGGCGGCAGGTGCACGCCCCGGCTGAGCATCGCGTGGAAGAAGGCCCGGAAGGCCTCGGTGTCCTGCGCCTTCGCGTCGTCGTACGACGTCACCGGGGCGTCGCGGAAGAAGACGCTGAACATCGAGCCGGCCCACTGCACCCGGTGCGGGACGCCGGCGGCGGCGAGCGCGTCGGACGCGCCGCCGGCGATGGCCTGCGAGACGACGTCGAGCCGCGCGTAGACCTCGTCGGTGCACCCGCGCAACGTGGCCAGGCCGGCCGCGGTGGCGACCGGGTTCCCCGAGAGGGTGCCCGCCTGGTAGACGGGGCCGGTCGGCGACAGCAGGGCCATGAGGTCGCGGCGGCCGCCGAAGGCCGCCGCCGGGAAGCCGCCGCCCATGACCTTGCCGAAGGTGAACAGGTCGGGGGCGCCGCCGTCGTACGGGCCCTCGAGGCCGTACCAGCCCGAGCGCGAGCAGCGGAAGCCGGTCATCACCTCGTCGGAGATGAGCAGCGCGCCGTGCGCGCGGGTGACCCGGCGCAGCGCCTCGGTGAAGCCGGGCAGCGGCGGGACGACGCCCATGTTGCCCGGCGAGGCCTCGGTGATGACGCAGGCGATCTCGTCGCCCCGGGCGGCGAACGCGGCCTCGAGGGCGGCGACGTCGTTGTAGGGCAGCACGATGGTCTCGGCGGCGGCGCTGGCCGGCACCCCGGCCGAGTCGGGCAGGCCGAAGGTCGCGATACCGGAGCCGGCGGCGGCGAGCAGCGCGTCGACGTGGCCGTGGTAGCAGCCGGCGAACTTCACGACGACCGAGCGGTTCGTCGCGCCGCGGGCGAGGCGGATCGCGGTCATCGTCGCCTCGGTGCCCGAGTTGACCAGCCGCACCTCCTCGACCGGGTCGACGCGGGAGACGATCTCCTCGGCGAGGGCGACCTCGTTCTCGCTGGGCGTCCCGAAGCTGAAGCCGCGGGTGGCCGCGTCGGTGACCGCCGCCAGCACGTCCGGGTGCGCGTGCCCGAGGATCATCGGGCCCCACGAGCAGATGAGGTCGACGTAGCGGCGGCCGTCGGCGTCGGTCAGCCACGGGCCCTGCGCCGAGGCCACGAAGCGCGGGGTGCCGCCGACGGCGCGGAACGCGCGGACGGGTGAGTTGACCCCGCCGGGGATCACCTGCTGGGCCCGCTCGAACAGCGCCTGCGAGGCCGGGGCGTCCATCGGGTACGACGGGGCCGGTGCGGTCTGGTCGGACGTCACCGGTGTGGTCATGGGTCCATTGTCGCAAGACCCACTGTGAGCACGGTGCGGGGCGGGCACCCGGGGTGACCGACCGCACAGCG includes these proteins:
- the resB gene encoding cytochrome c biogenesis protein ResB; this encodes MTSTSTRGSTAPSSGGPPGGAVPPREPITQPRLGPLGWLRWAWRQLTSMRTALFLLLLLSVAAVPGSIFPQRDIDAVRVTDYLDAHRTLGPVLDAMGFFDVYASPWFASIYLLLVVSLLGCIIPRSRLHWRALRSRPPRAPRRLERLDDHVRFELDGTPDEALEQARTLLRSRRYRVEVRDGAVSAESGYLRETGNLVFHVALCAVIVGVAISHLFGWRGDVIVSEGDTFASSVSSYNTVSPAPLTDLSSIPPFSIALRKLEVRFEEQVRGAQFGAPREFTAYVDTTQQPGQKPVAETISPNHPVTLDGVDVFLLGNGYSPVITVRDAKGEVLYSQPTPFLAQDNNYTSTGAVKVNAASPQQLGFSGVFTPTADETFANGPQSRFPDLLDPELVMSVWEGDLFPGGRPQSVYSLDTSGLTEVPNAQGKPLLLRLKPGQTVQLPGGRGTVTFDKVDRWAGLSARVDPGKGPTLVASLAALLGLLGSLLVRRRRVFVRAEPAPTTTAGTITGTTTGTDSTPDPPARPRTVVTIGGLAKNADPGLRPMLAGLRDELSEGRNHVR
- a CDS encoding cytochrome c biogenesis CcdA family protein, with product MGPGGTIASGALPLAVLVALAAGFVSFASPCVLPLVPGFLGYVTGLGDATLEQRRRSRLVLGALLFVLGFTLVFLALFVVASAVGYALRDHLDVLTRVGGGVVLVLALVFLGMGSRWGAQRTLAPRWRAPAGLLGAPVLGAVFALGWAPCTGPTLAAILALQPLAAGAGVVGRGVVLAVAYSLGLGLPFLAIAAGWARMGKASWIRRHQKGIHLFGGALLLVLGLLMVTGTWTEVTTWVQAHLVGTFETAL
- the ccsB gene encoding c-type cytochrome biogenesis protein CcsB, which produces MFAEVLTATPAVDVDPTVSTTLVGYSNLALYSAMAVFTIAMLLFAAHLAALGPERVERSAAGSRGSTRRRSRELVGAGAPTDGPSQDAVRAGEGDDDGMVAAEPSPRARKSAGTALTVTYLGTALVVASVVLRGVAVMRPPWGNMFEFAVAGAAAVAVVYSALAKRNKWEWLGLFVVGPVLLTLGLALFAFYTEAAELVPALRSVWLVIHVTVAILAIGVMTIGFSLGIVYLAKKRREEKGMGKGSFLETLPSAARLERTAYGWNMVGFILWTFTLIAGAIWAQKAWSTYWSWDPKEVWTFVIWVIYAAYMHARATAGWEPRKATWIALAGYVCVLLNFTVVNLYASGLHSYSGLK
- a CDS encoding type IV toxin-antitoxin system AbiEi family antitoxin domain-containing protein, yielding MHLPELPTCFTTADALKAGLTEARLTRAVARGRLVRVRRGVYRLPGQSAPHERGTHHVALLGAVLADRDDTVAASHLSAAAVWGLPLPLGGVHEVHLLRLRGADRTRVTTGRVRVHHADSVEPSLDSVAGVLVTSAARTVADCLVSFPPRVSVPVADAALHRGLTRPGQVADVLSEMRHWTGRRRFAAVSVPLVDGRRESWLESYAAVLFDEWGLDPAVPQLVVVDAEGRFVARVDGGWPGQATVLELDGKAKYALPGTDGAVQPERRWDEEKARYDRLGNLGLERVRFGLDDLLHRGGGVRSEVTARRRTGSAVRFTGCFQEVPSLRLPL
- the hemL gene encoding glutamate-1-semialdehyde 2,1-aminomutase, with product MDAPASQALFERAQQVIPGGVNSPVRAFRAVGGTPRFVASAQGPWLTDADGRRYVDLICSWGPMILGHAHPDVLAAVTDAATRGFSFGTPSENEVALAEEIVSRVDPVEEVRLVNSGTEATMTAIRLARGATNRSVVVKFAGCYHGHVDALLAAAGSGIATFGLPDSAGVPASAAAETIVLPYNDVAALEAAFAARGDEIACVITEASPGNMGVVPPLPGFTEALRRVTRAHGALLISDEVMTGFRCSRSGWYGLEGPYDGGAPDLFTFGKVMGGGFPAAAFGGRRDLMALLSPTGPVYQAGTLSGNPVATAAGLATLRGCTDEVYARLDVVSQAIAGGASDALAAAGVPHRVQWAGSMFSVFFRDAPVTSYDDAKAQDTEAFRAFFHAMLSRGVHLPPSAYEAWFVSASHDDAAVEHVLAALPEAARAAAAVSGS
- a CDS encoding histidine phosphatase family protein, with amino-acid sequence MSTRTVVHLLRHGEVDNPRGVLYGRLPGYHLSELGARMAQVVADHLAAHDVTVLLASPLERAQETAAPLAQALDLPVGSDPRLIEAGNWFEGKQFGVGAGSLARPGTWPRLVNPFKPSWGEPYEEIAERMLAAVADAREAARGHEAVLVSHQLPVWTARRRVERKHLWHDPRSRECTLASLTSLEYADDDLRSVTYSEPAAALLPRAATTAGA
- a CDS encoding TlpA family protein disulfide reductase; protein product: MSGLLGVRTTRRGLGALVAGALALGLAACTDDPNSVAAQAKAGDNKGFVAGDGSVEQLTAGQRGPAVQLSGTTVTGGSWSMAKEGDGKVVVVNVWGTWCGPCTEELPHLQSAWSAYEKAGKDVVFVGIDTRESSATGAAYLQRLGVTYPSINDQASSGQPMLALQGKATATPTTLVLDRQGRIAARVLGGTSQSTLTGVVDDVLAEKA
- a CDS encoding DUF4229 domain-containing protein, with product MTDETTPEGGMPPRKPPVGGVVVRYTLLRLLIFFGFLILFWLLGLRSEAQQPWLLVLAAVASAAVSFFFLRRDRDVMTDALATRAERRSERRRVQGEDEDAEDAELDR